The following proteins are co-located in the Cryptococcus neoformans var. grubii H99 chromosome 1, complete sequence genome:
- a CDS encoding WD-repeat protein 21A, whose product MSGPLGNLPGMTYDPLKNRYFPTPKGPLQNDQPAPSLYASTSLPRKGRPEMVLGLLDCQLQRKRQRPDIHESVVSGPGRKLVKGRGRMGVGMGKRSERGEEAILSKLQLDAEHHSCGCHGETITSYKSFGEEAYLATTDHGKLVMHGPEGETVVFYICPQVLMGVHFDIMRLTLIAISGGADPHVHLFKRDPQMLDHIFMSHSELNLSGGDMYEVSSFDDRCTIGGHKSLTTINYTSSFTTSNRRLPSDALAVHQYSRDLVFTGQRSGLVTCEDLRVKPKSPVVVGGTRGRKAVVNVKRVQDGAVPWGLIVSGMGDELLLYDVRFSDKPLHTFQGHINNYQTQVSTALSPSGTHLFASGSDNRIRAYSLLTGSPLTPWPEDEYHQQEENPLVKEFEDKITGLSVRDDLGLDVVVKGQLLRFAK is encoded by the exons ATGTCAGGCCCTCTAGGAAACCTTCCAGGCATGACCTACGACCCTCTCAAAAACAGATACTTCCCGACTCCCAAAGGCCCACTACAAAACGATCAACCAGCACCAAGTCTCTATGCCTCTACTTCACTCCCCAGAAAAGGCCGTCCAGAGATGGTTTTAGGGCTCTTGGACTGCCAGCTGCAAAGAAAGCGGCAGAGACCGGATATCCATGAAAGCGTAGTATCTGGTCCTGGGAGAAAATTGGTCAAAGGTAGGGGGAGGATGGGAGTAGGGATGGGAAAGCGAAGTGAAAG aggagaagaagccatACTAAGTAAGCTGCAATTAGATGCGGAGCATCATTCCTGTGGTTGTCATGGTGAGACAATCACATCTTACAAA tcttttggagaagaagcataTTTAGCGACAACGGATCATGGCAAATTGGTCATGCACGGCCCAGAGGGAGAGACTGTGGTCTTTTATATCTGTCCTCAAGTG CTCATGGGAGTACATTTTGATATCATGCGATTAACTTTAAT AGCCATTTCAGGCGGAGCAGACCCACATGTCCACCTATTCAAGAGAGACCCTCAAATGCTGGATCATATCTTTATGAGTCACTCTGAACTCAATCTCAGTGGAGGCGATATGTATGAAGTATCTTCATTTGATGATCGGTGCACTATCG GCGGCCACAAGTCCCTAACGACGATCAACTACACATCCTCCTTTACCACCTCAAACCGTCGTTTGCCGTCTGACGCTCTCGCAGTCCATCAGTACTCTCGCGATCTCGTATTCACGGGGCAGCGGTCTGGCTTGGTCACTTGTGAAGATCTCAGAGTAAAGCCGAAGAGTCCTGTGGTCGTAGGCGGGacaagagggagaaaggcGGTGGTAAATGTGAAAAGGGTGCAGGACGGGGCTGTTCCTTGGGGATTAATCGTTAGTGGgatgggagatgaa CTGCTCCTGTACGATGTGAGATTTAGTGACAAGCCGTTGCACACTTTCCAGGGCCATATCAACAACTATCAAACTCAAGTT AGCACCGccctttccccttctgGAACCCACCTTTTCGCCTCGGGTTCTGATAACCGTATCCGCGCCTACTCCCTCTTAACCGGCTCGCCCTTAACCCCTTGGCCAGAGGACGAATATCATCAACAAGAGGAAAATCCATTGGTGAAGGAATTTGAGGACAAGATTACGGGGTTGAGTGTGAGGGATGATCTAGGTTTGGATGTCGTAGTCAAGGGCCAGCTTTTGAGGTTTGCCAAATGA